In Desulfobacterales bacterium, the following are encoded in one genomic region:
- a CDS encoding methylenetetrahydrofolate reductase C-terminal domain-containing protein gives MIVADKKPIEEIIECLKDHKNILVLGCNECVTVCEAGGKKEVGVLASALRMNAKKEGKEVQIDEITLERQCDREYLDEIRDSIDKYDAVVSMACGVGVQFTAEQYHNTMVYPGVNTTFLGATEERGVWTERCQACGQCILATTGSICPVARCAKRLLNGPCGGSTTGKCEINAEVDCAWQLIVDRLQALDKLDQYEKLCPIKDWSTDRAGGPRKVVRKDVQQ, from the coding sequence ATGATTGTTGCGGACAAAAAACCAATTGAGGAAATCATCGAATGCCTCAAAGATCACAAGAACATCCTGGTGCTGGGCTGCAATGAATGTGTCACCGTTTGCGAAGCCGGCGGCAAGAAAGAGGTCGGTGTTTTGGCTTCGGCTTTAAGGATGAATGCCAAAAAGGAGGGCAAAGAGGTCCAGATCGATGAAATTACCCTCGAACGGCAATGTGATCGTGAGTATCTGGATGAAATCCGGGATTCGATCGACAAGTATGATGCCGTGGTCTCTATGGCCTGTGGTGTCGGGGTGCAATTTACCGCCGAGCAGTATCATAACACGATGGTATACCCGGGGGTGAACACCACCTTTTTGGGTGCCACCGAAGAGCGTGGTGTGTGGACCGAGCGCTGCCAGGCCTGCGGGCAATGTATCCTGGCCACCACCGGTAGCATCTGCCCGGTGGCGCGTTGTGCCAAACGGCTGTTGAACGGCCCTTGCGGCGGCTCGACCACCGGCAAATGCGAGATTAACGCCGAGGTCGACTGTGCCTGGCAATTGATCGTCGATCGCCTCCAGGCCCTGGATAAACTTGATCAATACGAAAAGCTCTGTCCGATCAAGGACTGGTCGACGGATAGAGCCGGGGGACCCAGAAAAGTCGTAAGGAAGGATGTGCAGCAATGA
- a CDS encoding cache domain-containing protein, which produces MQKGRYQRKDGLFPDRIPVRIILPAALTVILFGMTIFFLLLPLIKEKLVDGKREMIRELTESTWSILAAHARKEENGLLTREQAQASAIENIRRLRYGPEQKDYFWINDMHPRIVMHPYRPDLEGKDISGYTDPNGKRLFVEFVKVVRAQSEGYVDYEWQWKDNPGRIVPKISYVKGFEPWGWIVGTGIYVEDVRAEIASITRKLTLISIGILTIIVALSVYIVRRGMIVEQEKKQAEEKARLRQEQLFRASKMVSLGTLVSGVAHEINNPVTSALLNTQTLRKVWDGVLPILDERSRKDGDFKVGAMTYNEIRERMPMLLSHIEDGTRRVRDIVTDLKDFARETPAERSDDINVNDIVVKAVGLVSNLIKKSTNDFSVDTIPNPPVFKGNAQRIEQVVINLVMNACQALVDSERAVRVRTGIDPAKGRVFIEVEDEGSGVQPEALQHIKDPFYTTKRDGGGTGLGLAISDRIVRDHEGQLAFISEQGKGTTVRVYFPVPDDSSRQVGKTNE; this is translated from the coding sequence ATGCAAAAAGGAAGGTATCAGAGAAAAGATGGTCTGTTTCCGGACAGAATCCCGGTGAGAATCATTCTTCCGGCGGCGCTTACCGTGATCCTTTTTGGCATGACGATTTTTTTTCTGCTGCTTCCCCTTATTAAAGAAAAGCTGGTGGATGGGAAGCGTGAGATGATCCGCGAACTTACCGAATCCACGTGGAGCATTCTCGCTGCTCACGCCCGCAAAGAAGAAAACGGACTGCTCACACGCGAACAGGCCCAGGCTTCGGCCATCGAAAATATTCGCCGCCTGAGATACGGACCGGAGCAAAAAGACTATTTCTGGATCAACGACATGCACCCCCGCATCGTCATGCATCCCTACCGGCCGGACCTGGAAGGAAAGGACATCTCCGGCTACACCGACCCGAACGGCAAGCGCCTGTTTGTGGAATTCGTCAAGGTCGTCCGGGCCCAGAGCGAGGGTTACGTGGACTATGAGTGGCAATGGAAGGATAACCCCGGCCGCATTGTCCCCAAGATCTCTTATGTGAAGGGATTTGAACCCTGGGGCTGGATTGTCGGCACAGGGATATATGTCGAAGATGTCCGTGCTGAAATCGCTTCAATCACCCGGAAGCTGACCCTGATTAGCATCGGGATCCTGACCATTATCGTGGCCTTATCCGTCTATATCGTCCGCCGCGGTATGATCGTTGAACAGGAGAAAAAGCAGGCAGAGGAAAAGGCCCGGCTTCGTCAGGAACAGCTGTTTAGAGCATCGAAGATGGTCTCTTTGGGCACGCTGGTTTCCGGTGTGGCCCATGAGATCAATAATCCTGTTACCTCTGCGCTTTTAAATACCCAAACGTTGCGAAAAGTGTGGGATGGCGTCTTGCCGATATTGGATGAGCGCTCGCGAAAAGATGGGGACTTTAAAGTAGGCGCCATGACCTATAATGAAATTCGAGAGCGGATGCCGATGCTTTTGTCACACATCGAGGACGGCACGCGTCGGGTCCGTGATATCGTCACCGATCTAAAAGATTTTGCTCGGGAAACCCCTGCCGAGCGTTCAGACGACATCAACGTAAACGACATTGTCGTTAAGGCCGTTGGGCTGGTGTCCAACCTGATCAAGAAATCGACAAACGATTTTTCGGTGGATACCATACCCAATCCGCCCGTCTTCAAAGGCAACGCCCAGCGGATCGAGCAGGTCGTCATCAACCTGGTAATGAATGCCTGCCAGGCCCTGGTAGACAGCGAACGGGCCGTTCGGGTCCGCACCGGCATAGATCCAGCCAAAGGCCGTGTGTTCATAGAGGTCGAAGACGAAGGAAGCGGCGTACAGCCGGAGGCGCTGCAACACATTAAAGATCCATTTTACACGACCAAACGGGATGGCGGTGGAACAGGACTGGGCCTTGCGATTTCGGATCGGATCGTCCGCGACCATGAAGGGCAGTTAGCGTTTATTTCCGAGCAGGGCAAGGGCACAACCGTTCGAGTCTATTTTCCGGTACCCGACGATTCAAGTCGACAAGTGGGAAAAACCAATGAGTGA
- a CDS encoding hydrogenase iron-sulfur subunit, whose translation MSKDFDPIIIAFCCNFUGYTAADLAGSMRLQYPTNVKIVRVPCTGKVDVIHIMRAFEKGADGVAVVGCLEGECHFNAGNLMAKRRVEQAQKILDTVGIGGERAQMYNLSSSEGPRFAQYATEVTEKIKALGPNPIRDAKSKAA comes from the coding sequence ATGAGCAAAGATTTTGATCCCATTATTATTGCTTTTTGCTGCAATTTCTGAGGGTACACAGCAGCGGACCTGGCAGGTTCGATGCGACTGCAATACCCGACCAATGTAAAAATTGTGCGGGTTCCCTGCACCGGCAAAGTCGATGTGATTCACATCATGCGGGCCTTTGAAAAAGGCGCCGACGGTGTGGCGGTGGTCGGGTGTCTTGAGGGCGAGTGCCACTTTAACGCCGGTAACCTGATGGCGAAGCGGCGGGTGGAGCAGGCCCAGAAAATATTGGATACGGTCGGGATCGGCGGCGAGCGGGCTCAAATGTATAACCTGTCATCCAGTGAAGGCCCCCGCTTTGCGCAATATGCCACCGAAGTAACTGAAAAAATAAAAGCGTTAGGCCCCAATCCCATCCGGGATGCCAAAAGCAAGGCGGCCTGA
- a CDS encoding NAD(P)-binding protein, with the protein MTDKVQGSVMVVGGGIAGMQASLDLANSGYLVHLVERSSAIGGLMSQLDKTFPTNDCAMUIISPKLVEVGRHLNIELLTNSELLELEGEPGNFKARVRQNPRYIDLDKCTSCGECTTVCPVDLPSDYDEGLCTKKATFKQYAQAIPGAYAIDKADTAPCRLACPGGLNVQGYVQMVKEGKYKEALEIIMEDLPLPGVLGRICPHGCEDACRRCEVESSVAIRDLKRLAADKFDARQVEIKCAPPKKEKVAIIGSGPAGLSCAYHLVKKGVLATIFESLPQAGGMLRVGIPAHRLPREVLDQEIEIITNLGVEIKTSTALGSDVTIDGLLEDGYKAVYLAIGAHKGIELGIPGEKTNGVRQGVDFLREVNLTGKTDTGKKVAIIGGGNVAIDVARSAVRLGAEKVNIVYRRTRNEMPAWEEEIQAAEDEGVEITYLSAPQEVLTRDGQVVGLRCIRMELSEPDSSGRKRPIPIPGSEYEIEIDQLIPAIGQRPDLSALEDITGLTYTRWGTTEVNSVTYATERDGVFAGGDLQTGPWVAIGAIGAGKEAAESILRYIEGHDMAEGREPVVNENPVYRPIPEDEPIVERAKMPELAVSKRQGNFDEVELGYGEEEGRAEAARCLNCGYCCECYQCVEACLANAVDHSQQAEFKEIEVGSVILTAGCEPYDPSHLENVYHYKTSPNVMTSLEFERILSASGPTMGHLQRPSDGKDPKKIAWLQCVGSRDNNQCGNSYCSSVCCMYAIKDSMIAKEHAEEELDCVVFNMDIRTFGKDYEKYYNRAKDAGIRFVKSRIHSIDEIADTGNLSIRYMDDAGQLQIEEFDMVVLSVGLQVPQSTVELAERLGVELDDARFAVTHPFTPVQTSRPGVYACGVFQEPKDIPSSVTEASAAACAAGASLNTARNTLTRSVEIPEEIDVTDQDARVGVFVCNCGVNISSVVDVKGVTEYAKTLPNVVHAQENLFTCSQDSQDEMKEIIKEHKLNRVVVAACSPKTHEPIFQDTMESCGLNKYLFEMANIRNQDSWVHSEASEVASEKANDLVRMSVARATTLHPLEEKRIPVIQKGLVIGGGVAGMNAALGLADQGYEVALIEKEAELGGLANRLTATIEGANIGEYVSDLVSRVTAHEKIQVIANSLVVGFSGFKGNFTTEILVAPDMIQRKIEHGVVIVATGAHEYSPKEYLYGDDPRVMTQLELADRMQKGELETPEQVVMIQCIGSRNDENPNCSRVCCQTAVKNALHLKEKYPDAQIYVLNRDIRTYGLLEDYYTEARREGVFFFRYDSEDPPVAEKGKDGIEVTFTDHVLNRKLNVSTDLLVLSAGVEAEDTEELASIVKLARTPENFFMEAHVKLRPVDMGTEGIFVCGTAHSPKLISESIAQAYAAASRAVTFLSQAYLTLSAVTAQVEAEKCASCLICVRSCPYDVPKINADGVSEIDEALCHGCGICTAECPAKAIQLNWYEDDQIICKVDALLEGVL; encoded by the coding sequence ATGACGGACAAAGTCCAAGGATCTGTAATGGTTGTCGGTGGCGGCATCGCCGGGATGCAGGCTTCACTGGATCTGGCCAATTCCGGCTATCTGGTTCATTTGGTTGAACGTTCATCTGCCATTGGCGGGTTGATGTCACAGCTTGACAAGACGTTTCCCACCAATGACTGTGCGATGTGAATTATCTCACCCAAACTGGTCGAGGTCGGCCGGCATCTCAACATCGAGCTTTTAACCAACAGTGAACTCTTAGAACTTGAAGGCGAACCCGGGAATTTTAAAGCCCGCGTGCGTCAAAATCCCCGCTACATTGATCTGGATAAGTGTACCAGCTGTGGTGAATGCACCACGGTCTGCCCCGTGGATCTTCCGAGCGATTATGACGAAGGTCTGTGCACCAAAAAAGCCACCTTTAAGCAATATGCTCAGGCGATTCCCGGCGCTTATGCCATTGATAAGGCCGATACGGCCCCCTGTCGCCTGGCCTGTCCGGGCGGACTTAATGTGCAGGGCTATGTGCAGATGGTCAAAGAGGGCAAATATAAAGAAGCCCTGGAAATCATTATGGAAGACCTGCCGCTGCCCGGTGTGCTGGGTCGCATCTGCCCCCACGGATGCGAGGACGCCTGCCGCCGTTGCGAGGTGGAATCGTCGGTGGCCATTCGGGATTTAAAGCGTTTGGCAGCCGATAAATTTGACGCCCGCCAGGTGGAAATTAAATGTGCCCCGCCCAAAAAAGAAAAAGTGGCCATTATCGGTTCCGGCCCCGCAGGGCTTTCGTGCGCTTATCATCTGGTCAAAAAGGGCGTTTTAGCGACCATATTTGAATCCCTACCGCAAGCGGGCGGGATGCTCCGGGTTGGTATTCCGGCCCACCGTCTGCCCCGTGAAGTTTTAGATCAGGAAATTGAAATCATTACCAACCTGGGCGTGGAGATCAAAACCAGCACAGCCCTGGGAAGTGACGTTACCATCGATGGTCTGCTAGAAGACGGCTATAAAGCGGTTTATCTGGCCATCGGCGCTCATAAGGGGATTGAACTGGGTATCCCCGGGGAAAAGACCAATGGTGTGCGCCAGGGCGTTGACTTTCTAAGAGAAGTGAATCTGACCGGCAAGACCGATACCGGCAAAAAGGTGGCTATCATCGGCGGCGGAAACGTGGCTATTGATGTCGCCCGCTCAGCCGTGCGGCTGGGTGCTGAAAAGGTCAACATCGTTTATCGGCGCACCCGCAACGAAATGCCGGCCTGGGAAGAAGAAATCCAGGCGGCAGAAGATGAAGGTGTTGAAATTACCTATCTATCGGCACCCCAGGAGGTGTTAACCCGCGACGGTCAGGTGGTGGGTCTGCGCTGTATCCGCATGGAGCTCAGTGAGCCCGACTCTTCCGGGCGCAAGCGACCGATTCCCATTCCCGGAAGCGAATATGAAATCGAAATCGATCAGCTGATACCCGCCATCGGGCAACGGCCGGATTTGTCCGCCTTGGAAGATATTACCGGGCTGACCTACACCCGCTGGGGGACGACTGAAGTCAATTCGGTCACCTATGCCACCGAGCGCGACGGGGTATTTGCCGGCGGTGATCTGCAGACCGGTCCCTGGGTGGCCATCGGTGCCATTGGCGCCGGTAAGGAAGCCGCCGAATCCATTCTAAGGTATATCGAAGGGCATGATATGGCCGAAGGCCGCGAGCCGGTGGTCAACGAGAACCCGGTTTATCGACCGATACCCGAAGACGAACCCATCGTCGAACGGGCCAAGATGCCCGAGCTGGCTGTCAGCAAGCGTCAGGGCAACTTCGATGAAGTCGAACTGGGGTATGGCGAAGAAGAAGGTCGCGCCGAAGCGGCCCGCTGTCTTAACTGCGGGTATTGCTGTGAGTGCTATCAATGCGTGGAGGCCTGTCTGGCCAATGCCGTTGATCACAGCCAGCAGGCTGAGTTCAAAGAAATTGAAGTCGGCTCGGTCATTCTGACGGCCGGTTGTGAACCCTATGACCCCTCCCATCTAGAAAATGTCTATCATTACAAAACCAGCCCCAATGTCATGACCAGTCTGGAATTTGAACGCATCCTGTCGGCCTCGGGGCCGACCATGGGCCACCTGCAGCGGCCCTCGGACGGCAAGGATCCCAAAAAGATTGCGTGGCTGCAGTGTGTGGGCTCGAGAGACAACAACCAGTGCGGCAACAGCTATTGCTCATCGGTGTGCTGCATGTATGCCATCAAAGATTCCATGATCGCCAAAGAGCACGCCGAAGAAGAGCTGGATTGTGTCGTGTTCAATATGGACATCCGGACCTTTGGCAAAGACTATGAGAAATATTACAATCGCGCCAAAGATGCCGGTATCCGGTTTGTCAAATCACGAATCCATTCCATCGATGAAATCGCAGACACCGGCAATCTTAGCATCCGCTATATGGATGATGCCGGTCAATTGCAGATCGAAGAATTTGATATGGTGGTGTTGTCGGTGGGCCTGCAGGTGCCGCAATCAACCGTTGAATTGGCCGAGCGTCTGGGGGTTGAACTCGATGACGCCCGCTTTGCGGTAACCCATCCGTTTACCCCCGTCCAGACCTCGCGTCCGGGTGTTTACGCCTGTGGTGTGTTTCAGGAACCCAAAGACATTCCCAGCTCAGTGACCGAAGCCAGTGCGGCTGCTTGTGCCGCCGGTGCCAGTCTCAATACGGCCCGCAACACCCTGACCCGCAGTGTGGAAATTCCGGAAGAAATTGACGTTACCGATCAGGATGCCCGGGTGGGGGTATTTGTCTGCAACTGCGGTGTTAATATCTCCAGCGTCGTAGACGTTAAAGGCGTTACCGAGTATGCCAAAACCTTGCCCAATGTGGTCCATGCCCAGGAAAACCTGTTTACCTGCTCCCAGGATTCACAGGATGAGATGAAAGAGATCATCAAGGAGCACAAGCTCAACCGGGTGGTGGTAGCGGCCTGCAGCCCCAAGACCCATGAGCCCATTTTTCAGGATACCATGGAATCCTGCGGCTTAAACAAATACCTGTTTGAGATGGCCAATATTCGCAACCAGGATTCCTGGGTGCACTCTGAAGCATCTGAAGTCGCCTCTGAAAAAGCCAACGATCTGGTGCGCATGTCGGTGGCGCGGGCGACCACCCTGCACCCGTTGGAAGAAAAGAGGATCCCAGTCATCCAAAAAGGCCTGGTGATCGGAGGCGGCGTGGCCGGTATGAATGCCGCCCTGGGTCTGGCCGATCAGGGATATGAAGTCGCTTTAATTGAAAAAGAGGCCGAACTGGGTGGATTGGCCAATCGTCTAACCGCCACCATTGAGGGCGCCAATATTGGTGAATATGTCTCTGACCTGGTTTCGAGGGTGACTGCGCATGAAAAGATTCAGGTGATTGCCAACTCGCTGGTGGTAGGTTTTTCAGGCTTTAAAGGCAATTTTACCACCGAGATTCTGGTGGCGCCGGACATGATCCAGCGCAAAATTGAGCACGGCGTGGTGATCGTCGCCACCGGGGCCCACGAATATTCTCCCAAAGAATATCTGTACGGCGATGACCCGCGGGTGATGACCCAGCTTGAGTTGGCTGATCGGATGCAAAAAGGCGAACTGGAAACACCCGAGCAAGTGGTCATGATTCAGTGCATTGGATCCCGTAATGATGAGAACCCCAATTGTTCCCGCGTATGCTGTCAGACAGCCGTTAAAAACGCACTGCATCTCAAGGAAAAATATCCGGATGCCCAGATTTATGTGTTGAACCGCGATATCCGCACCTATGGGCTTTTGGAAGACTATTATACCGAAGCCCGGCGCGAAGGGGTCTTCTTTTTCCGGTACGATTCCGAAGATCCACCAGTGGCTGAGAAGGGCAAAGACGGCATCGAGGTCACTTTTACCGACCACGTGCTCAATCGCAAGCTGAACGTCAGCACCGATCTGCTGGTCCTTAGCGCCGGTGTGGAAGCTGAAGATACCGAGGAGCTGGCATCGATTGTAAAACTGGCGCGCACACCGGAAAACTTTTTCATGGAAGCCCATGTCAAATTACGACCGGTGGATATGGGCACCGAGGGCATTTTCGTGTGCGGCACGGCCCACAGCCCGAAGCTGATTTCAGAAAGCATTGCCCAGGCCTATGCCGCGGCTTCGCGGGCGGTCACCTTTCTGAGTCAGGCCTATTTGACCCTGTCGGCGGTCACCGCCCAGGTTGAGGCGGAAAAATGCGCCTCCTGTCTGATCTGCGTACGCTCCTGTCCGTACGATGTGCCCAAGATCAATGCCGACGGTGTCAGTGAAATCGATGAAGCCCTCTGTCATGGCTGCGGTATTTGCACGGCGGAGTGCCCGGCCAAGGCTATCCAGCTCAACTGGTACGAGGATGATCAGATTATCTGCAAGGTGGATGCGCTGTTGGAAGGCGTGCTGTAG
- a CDS encoding methylenetetrahydrofolate reductase, which yields MTTNTPSKLEKILKEGHLAVTSECGPPRGSNIDHIVQKGELIKDHVDAINITDNQTSMTRLCSLAACIRLKLMGLEPVLQMVTRDRNRIALQSDILGAASFEINNILCLSGDHQSFGDCAQGQNVHDIDSIQLIQAVRHMRDEGKFLGGDELDGKPQMFVGAAANPFADPFEIRVPRLAKKIAAGVEFIQTQCIYNLEKFEEWMKGVRDRGLHEKCYILAGLTPMKSVGMAKYMQKRVPGMDVPEEVIKRLQGVEKGKQADEGIKMCIESIQRLKECEGIAGFHVMAIEWEEKVPEIVEGSGLYPRPNGK from the coding sequence ATGACAACAAATACACCGAGCAAACTGGAAAAAATTCTCAAAGAAGGGCATCTGGCCGTTACCTCGGAGTGCGGGCCGCCCCGCGGCAGCAATATAGATCACATTGTTCAAAAAGGCGAGTTGATCAAAGATCATGTCGATGCCATCAACATCACCGACAACCAGACCTCCATGACGCGTCTGTGCAGCCTGGCTGCCTGTATTCGTCTTAAATTGATGGGTCTGGAGCCGGTGCTGCAGATGGTCACGCGCGATCGCAACCGCATTGCGCTACAAAGCGATATTCTCGGCGCTGCTTCTTTTGAAATCAACAATATCCTGTGCCTGTCCGGCGACCATCAAAGCTTTGGTGATTGCGCCCAGGGCCAGAATGTGCATGATATTGACTCCATTCAGCTGATTCAGGCCGTGCGCCATATGCGCGACGAAGGCAAATTTTTGGGTGGTGACGAGCTTGACGGCAAACCCCAGATGTTTGTGGGCGCGGCTGCCAACCCGTTTGCCGATCCGTTTGAGATTCGGGTGCCGCGTCTGGCTAAAAAAATCGCCGCCGGCGTCGAGTTTATTCAGACCCAGTGCATTTACAACCTGGAAAAATTCGAAGAGTGGATGAAAGGCGTGCGCGATCGCGGCCTGCATGAAAAATGCTATATTCTGGCGGGCTTAACCCCCATGAAATCGGTGGGCATGGCCAAGTACATGCAAAAACGCGTGCCGGGGATGGATGTGCCCGAAGAGGTCATCAAGCGCCTGCAAGGGGTTGAAAAAGGCAAACAGGCTGATGAAGGCATCAAGATGTGCATCGAGTCCATCCAGCGCTTAAAAGAATGTGAAGGCATAGCCGGTTTCCATGTCATGGCCATCGAGTGGGAAGAAAAGGTACCCGAGATCGTTGAAGGTTCCGGTCTTTATCCCCGACCCAACGGCAAGTAA
- a CDS encoding histidine kinase dimerization/phospho-acceptor domain-containing protein yields the protein MANNGFSKVFHDLRTPLTSVRSLSEILYDHPDLNSKKRQEFLDIIIRETKRMTGIIRQAESPIQSTSEIFAQAQSK from the coding sequence ATGGCAAATAATGGCTTTTCTAAAGTTTTTCACGATTTGAGGACTCCGCTAACCTCCGTGCGGTCGCTTTCGGAGATCCTCTATGACCATCCGGACCTGAATAGCAAAAAGCGGCAGGAATTTTTAGACATTATTATCCGGGAGACCAAAAGGATGACCGGCATTATCAGACAAGCAGAGTCGCCGATACAATCGACTTCAGAGATCTTTGCCCAAGCACAATCTAAATAA
- a CDS encoding sigma-54 dependent transcriptional regulator, whose translation MSDSAKHSETLHPRRPIMIVDDEEPILLAIDTTLRMAGMNNTITCGDSRRVLDLISDGRIELMLLDLNMPHITGERLLDAINRDYPHIPVIIVTGAVDVETAVKCIKAGAFDYVVKPVEAEKLLTAVNRAISFQDLKRENLALKQHMLADTLEKPEAFGEIVTNNQKMLLIFQYIESISQTSQPVLIRGETGVGKELIARTLHRLSGLEGNFVAVNAAGLDDNVFSDTLFGHVKGAYTGANRNRDGLIEQASGGTLFLDEIGDLNHASQVKLLRLLQEGEYFPLGRDKPRKSDARIVAATNRNLSRLLETGEFRKDLNYRLRTHRIYIPPLRERLDDIPLLVEHFLEEAAQTLEKKKPTPSPELLTLLKNYSFPGNIRELKSMIIDAVSRHKSGILSLQAFRSHIKRGQPEKPGQAKHQPDATRKSASIIFPGPDLPTIKQATDRLVREALQRSNGNQSIAAGMLGISQQALSKRLKKDREK comes from the coding sequence ATGAGTGATTCGGCAAAACATTCGGAAACATTGCACCCGCGGCGACCGATTATGATTGTCGACGACGAGGAGCCGATCCTTCTGGCGATCGACACCACCTTGCGAATGGCCGGCATGAACAACACGATCACCTGTGGAGACAGCCGGCGCGTACTTGACCTTATTTCCGATGGGCGCATTGAGCTGATGCTGCTGGATCTAAATATGCCACACATTACCGGGGAACGGTTGCTGGACGCCATTAATCGGGACTATCCGCATATTCCGGTCATCATTGTTACCGGGGCAGTGGATGTTGAGACCGCAGTAAAATGCATTAAGGCCGGCGCGTTCGATTATGTAGTTAAGCCGGTCGAGGCGGAAAAGCTTCTAACCGCCGTAAATCGTGCGATCTCTTTCCAGGACCTGAAACGGGAGAATTTGGCCTTAAAGCAGCATATGCTTGCCGATACGCTGGAGAAACCCGAGGCCTTCGGCGAGATCGTCACTAACAATCAAAAAATGCTGCTGATATTTCAGTATATCGAGTCCATCTCCCAGACGTCACAGCCGGTGTTGATCCGGGGTGAAACCGGCGTCGGCAAGGAACTCATTGCCCGGACCCTCCACAGATTGAGCGGGCTAGAAGGCAATTTCGTAGCTGTCAACGCGGCCGGTCTAGATGATAATGTATTTTCAGATACGCTTTTCGGTCACGTGAAAGGCGCTTACACCGGTGCAAACCGAAATCGAGACGGGTTGATCGAGCAGGCGTCAGGCGGCACCCTTTTTCTGGACGAAATTGGAGACTTGAACCATGCCTCCCAGGTGAAGTTGCTGCGACTGCTCCAGGAAGGGGAATATTTTCCTTTGGGCAGGGACAAGCCGCGCAAGTCGGACGCCCGCATCGTCGCCGCTACCAACCGGAATCTTTCCCGGCTCCTGGAAACCGGCGAATTCCGCAAAGATCTTAACTATCGTCTTCGCACCCACCGCATATATATTCCCCCCTTGCGCGAGCGACTGGACGACATCCCGCTGTTAGTGGAGCATTTTTTGGAGGAAGCTGCACAAACGCTAGAAAAGAAAAAACCAACGCCCTCACCCGAACTGCTTACTTTATTAAAGAATTATTCCTTTCCGGGCAACATCCGGGAACTGAAATCCATGATCATCGACGCGGTCAGCCGACACAAATCCGGCATCCTTTCGCTGCAGGCCTTCCGTTCGCATATCAAAAGAGGCCAGCCGGAAAAACCCGGTCAGGCCAAGCATCAGCCAGATGCAACCAGAAAGTCCGCATCCATTATATTCCCAGGTCCCGATCTTCCCACCATCAAACAGGCAACAGATCGCCTTGTCCGGGAAGCCCTGCAACGATCAAATGGAAACCAGTCGATCGCAGCAGGGATGCTGGGGATCTCTCAACAGGCGCTGAGTAAGCGGTTGAAGAAGGATCGCGAAAAATAA